The Cytophagia bacterium CHB2 genomic interval CATTCGGAATGCGAAGGATCGTGATTGAGATACCAGAAACGTTTATGTCATTTTGTAAGAATCTTGTGAATATCCCTTTCCGCGCCGCTACTCCACAGGATTCCTTCAATTGACACGCACTGTACCGATATTGCACGCAAGCAAATGCCGGGCAGCATGGCCGAGACCTTTGCTTCACTTTTTCGGCCAGAGCAGCGGGTTCTGGCTGTCGTCATTCAGGGGATCGCCGACTTTGAGTTTGGCGACCTGTTCTTTCGATAGAATGTTTTGATTGCCGTTGAAGGTCGCGCCCTCGGGCATGTAGGCGCAGGTCATGGCGCGGCGCCAGCGCGGCGTCATATTGGGACCGGCGCCGTGCGCTGTCAAACCGTTGTGCAAGCCCGCGGTGCCGGGCTTCATTACAGCCGCCACCGGCTCGAGGTTTCTGAATTCGGGATAATATTTGAATAGGGCATCCATGTTTTGCCCGATGTCAACATTGTCGTAGCGTGCGAGTTTGTGCGAGCCTGGCAGATAGTACATGCAGCCGTTTTGCAAAGTCGCTTCATCGAGCGCGATCCAAATTGAGATCGCTTGCGGCGAGTGAAAAGACCAGTAGGGGTTGTCGAGATGCCAGGCCGTGGGGTTGGCCCAGGGCTGCTTTTGCAGGGTTTGATCGTGCCACACCCGCATGCCTGAAGCGCCGGTGAGCTGGCACAGCATTTGGCCCAGCTCCGGGCTGAGAAAATATTTCTTAATGGTGGGATTGATCTTCCACAAATTCAGGCGCTGCACGAATACTTTGTCGTAGAACGATTCGCCCTCGACCAAATCCTTGTTGCCCTCACCGGCGACTTTTTGCTTGCCCATTTGGTTCACGGCTTCCGACACCGCGGCGATGATTTCCTCCACTTCTGCAGGCGTCAAGAAATTCTCCAAAATCAAATAACCGTCGCGTTGATAGGCTTGAATTTGTTCAGGGGTTACTCTGGTATTCATGCACGCTCCTTTTTTGACTCCTGGTTAACTTGCGGTTGCGTCACGAGTGGACTGTCACCTCAATTTGCAGGAGCACCCGCTCGAGATGTCGTCCCGCCCGGCGGGATATACTTTTCAAGGTTACAGCACACTAGTTTATTTAGGTAGCGAATCCCGCTGCATGTTTCCTGGTTACTTTGGCGGCAAAGATTTGCTGTTTCGGTCGATCATCACCGCGTGCGGTTTTTTTGCAGAATTTCATTGGCGATTAGGGCGAGAGCGAATATATTCATCGCGGCATGCAGCGAATGTGTCGCACAAATCTCATTGAGCAACGATTCAATTTAAAAAAATCCATGGAACCATTGCGTTTTGTTGTTATCGGACTCGGCGGTTATGGCCTCGTGCATTTGGATGCGGTGCAGTGGCTGGCGCAACAAGGGTT includes:
- a CDS encoding phytanoyl-CoA dioxygenase family protein; amino-acid sequence: MNTRVTPEQIQAYQRDGYLILENFLTPAEVEEIIAAVSEAVNQMGKQKVAGEGNKDLVEGESFYDKVFVQRLNLWKINPTIKKYFLSPELGQMLCQLTGASGMRVWHDQTLQKQPWANPTAWHLDNPYWSFHSPQAISIWIALDEATLQNGCMYYLPGSHKLARYDNVDIGQNMDALFKYYPEFRNLEPVAAVMKPGTAGLHNGLTAHGAGPNMTPRWRRAMTCAYMPEGATFNGNQNILSKEQVAKLKVGDPLNDDSQNPLLWPKK